In the Caenorhabditis elegans chromosome X genome, one interval contains:
- the dop-3 gene encoding Dopamine receptor 3 (Confirmed by transcript evidence) codes for MLAGQHHVTDIESPLMVVLWRVAAGVFLPLVPTMAVFGNVLVIMSVFRERSLQTVTNMLIVSLAVSDFMVAIGVMSFGVYYEWNDFKWGLGSFFCHVYQALDVACSTASILNLLAISLDRYIAIGHPISYAQYGARGGRAMISITIVWGVSVAVALPLLLGVNPMEENDLQECELANPYFNMISSIFSFFIPCIAMIILYTIIFRRLRQRERARSLRQAQRSENDKISSALLGGAQIARQMGKHFKNRTDQILLEISFQTSSFPTMSESSEDASTISPMINSFNNFLPKKTPYPSTSIPAIPECGSMPNLTIIERPEAEKEKEISIMDLRDTVEMLDDKYSSAILTSFQTSRSFGEELEEILPFIDGSNSVKHSREQLHTTRSNTSTTRLLDVKPELRSISVPSIQDEKKLSQKSNDLPFSHQNGTHKQKLLPNPGILMKSKSTTLLKTNGYMDTDSLNRNSHKKSLADLLANDEFSFSDSMRVYKNRLFKSLSRATSGWNKPRPSRHMVKKATKQMRREHKATVTLAVVLAVFLFCWLPFFVLHLSNSICLIIDENSACVGFLPLYLATWLGYLNSSLNPLIYTVFDQRFRNAFRNILSCGIFKKR; via the exons ATGTTGGCTGGACAACACCACGTTACAGACATTGAGTCACCTCTGATGGTTGTGTTATGGCGAGTGGCCGCTGGCGTTTTTCTGCCACTGGTGCCCACCATGgcagtttttggaaatgttctCGTGATAATGTCAGTGTTTCGAGAACGATCTCTACAAACCGTCACAAATATGCTAATTGTGAGCTTAGCAGTTTCTGATTTTATG GTTGCCATAGGAGTGATGTCATTTGGTGTATATTATGAGTGGAACGATTTCAAATGGGGACTGGGTTCATTTTTCTGCCACGTGTATCAAGCACTCGACGTCGCGTGCTCGACAGCTTCTATTCTAAATTTACTCGCAATTTCGTTAGATAg ATATATTGCAATAGGTCATCCAATCTCATATGCTCAGTACGGTGCACGTGGTGGCCGTGCCATGATTTCGATCACGATTGTATGGGGTGTCAGTGTTGCTGTTGCTCTTCCACTTCTTTTGGGAGTGAATCCAATGGAAGAGAACGAT TTACAGGAATGCGAATTGGCAAACCCATACTTCAACATGATCTCATcaatcttttcattttttattccatGCATTGCCATGATCATTTTATATACAATTATTTTCCGAAGGCTGCGGCAACGAGAGCGAGCAAGAAGCTTACGGCAAGCACAGAGGAGTGAAAACGATAAA atcAGCTCGGCACTTCTTGGTGGTGCCCAGATCGCTAGACAAATGggcaaacatttcaaaaatcgaacgGATCAAATACTGTTAGAAATCAGTTTTCAG ACGTCATCGTTCCCAACCATGTCGGAATCGTCTGAAGATGCATCAACGATCTCACCAATGATCAACTCGTTCAATAACTTTCTGCCAAAGAAAACGCCGTATCCAAGTACATCAATACCGGCGATTCCTGAATGTGGAAGTATGCCTAACTTAACAATTATAGAACGACCAG aagcagaaaaagaaaaagaaatttcaataatggACCTTCGGGATACAGTTGAAATGTTGGACGACAAGTACTCTTCGGCAATTCTCACTAG CTTTCAAACTTCCAGATCCTTCGGTGAGGAGCTTGAAGAGATCCTTCCTTTCATCGATGGGTCTAATAGTGTAAAGCATTCGAGGGAACAGTTGCATACAACTAG atcaaataCAAGCACAACAAGATTGCTAGATGTAAAACCAGAACTGAGAAGCATAAGTGTGCCGAGTATTCAAGACGAGAAGAAACTCAGCCAAAAATCTAACGatcttccattttctcatCAGAATGGAACACATAAACAAAAACTCCTCCCGAATCCGGGAATATTGATGAAAAGCAAATCAACCactttattgaaaacaaatggGTATATGGACACTGATTCTCTTAACAGAAACTCTCACAAAAAAAGCCTTGCTGATCTCTTAGCCAATgatgaattttctttttcggaTTCTATGCGGGtatataaaaatcgattatttaaAAG CCTGAGTCGCGCAACCAGCGGATGGAATAAGCCAAGACCATCAAGGCACATGGTGAAAAAGGCTACCAAACAAATGAGGAGGGAACAcaaagctacagtaactcttGCAGTTGTGCTAG CTGTGTTCCTCTTCTGTTGGTTGCCATTTTTCGTGCTTCACCTGAGCAATTCAATTTGTTTGATAATTGATGAAAATAGTGCCTGTGTTGGTTTCCTTCCCTTATATCTTGCGACATGGCTGGGATA tcTCAATTCTTCTCTCAATCCATTGATCTACACAGTTTTTGACCAAAGATTCCGAAATGCCTTCCGGAACATTTTATCATGcgggatattcaaaaaaagatga
- the dop-3 gene encoding Dopamine receptor 3 (Confirmed by transcript evidence) has protein sequence MLAGQHHVTDIESPLMVVLWRVAAGVFLPLVPTMAVFGNVLVIMSVFRERSLQTVTNMLIVSLAVSDFMVAIGVMSFGVYYEWNDFKWGLGSFFCHVYQALDVACSTASILNLLAISLDRYIAIGHPISYAQYGARGGRAMISITIVWGVSVAVALPLLLGVNPMEENDECELANPYFNMISSIFSFFIPCIAMIILYTIIFRRLRQRERARSLRQAQRSENDKISSALLGGAQIARQMGKHFKNRTDQILLEISFQTSSFPTMSESSEDASTISPMINSFNNFLPKKTPYPSTSIPAIPECGSMPNLTIIERPEAEKEKEISIMDLRDTVEMLDDKYSSAILTSFQTSRSFGEELEEILPFIDGSNSVKHSREQLHTTRSNTSTTRLLDVKPELRSISVPSIQDEKKLSQKSNDLPFSHQNGTHKQKLLPNPGILMKSKSTTLLKTNGYMDTDSLNRNSHKKSLADLLANDEFSFSDSMRVYKNRLFKSLSRATSGWNKPRPSRHMVKKATKQMRREHKATVTLAVVLAVFLFCWLPFFVLHLSNSICLIIDENSACVGFLPLYLATWLGYLNSSLNPLIYTVFDQRFRNAFRNILSCGIFKKR, from the exons ATGTTGGCTGGACAACACCACGTTACAGACATTGAGTCACCTCTGATGGTTGTGTTATGGCGAGTGGCCGCTGGCGTTTTTCTGCCACTGGTGCCCACCATGgcagtttttggaaatgttctCGTGATAATGTCAGTGTTTCGAGAACGATCTCTACAAACCGTCACAAATATGCTAATTGTGAGCTTAGCAGTTTCTGATTTTATG GTTGCCATAGGAGTGATGTCATTTGGTGTATATTATGAGTGGAACGATTTCAAATGGGGACTGGGTTCATTTTTCTGCCACGTGTATCAAGCACTCGACGTCGCGTGCTCGACAGCTTCTATTCTAAATTTACTCGCAATTTCGTTAGATAg ATATATTGCAATAGGTCATCCAATCTCATATGCTCAGTACGGTGCACGTGGTGGCCGTGCCATGATTTCGATCACGATTGTATGGGGTGTCAGTGTTGCTGTTGCTCTTCCACTTCTTTTGGGAGTGAATCCAATGGAAGAGAACGAT GAATGCGAATTGGCAAACCCATACTTCAACATGATCTCATcaatcttttcattttttattccatGCATTGCCATGATCATTTTATATACAATTATTTTCCGAAGGCTGCGGCAACGAGAGCGAGCAAGAAGCTTACGGCAAGCACAGAGGAGTGAAAACGATAAA atcAGCTCGGCACTTCTTGGTGGTGCCCAGATCGCTAGACAAATGggcaaacatttcaaaaatcgaacgGATCAAATACTGTTAGAAATCAGTTTTCAG ACGTCATCGTTCCCAACCATGTCGGAATCGTCTGAAGATGCATCAACGATCTCACCAATGATCAACTCGTTCAATAACTTTCTGCCAAAGAAAACGCCGTATCCAAGTACATCAATACCGGCGATTCCTGAATGTGGAAGTATGCCTAACTTAACAATTATAGAACGACCAG aagcagaaaaagaaaaagaaatttcaataatggACCTTCGGGATACAGTTGAAATGTTGGACGACAAGTACTCTTCGGCAATTCTCACTAG CTTTCAAACTTCCAGATCCTTCGGTGAGGAGCTTGAAGAGATCCTTCCTTTCATCGATGGGTCTAATAGTGTAAAGCATTCGAGGGAACAGTTGCATACAACTAG atcaaataCAAGCACAACAAGATTGCTAGATGTAAAACCAGAACTGAGAAGCATAAGTGTGCCGAGTATTCAAGACGAGAAGAAACTCAGCCAAAAATCTAACGatcttccattttctcatCAGAATGGAACACATAAACAAAAACTCCTCCCGAATCCGGGAATATTGATGAAAAGCAAATCAACCactttattgaaaacaaatggGTATATGGACACTGATTCTCTTAACAGAAACTCTCACAAAAAAAGCCTTGCTGATCTCTTAGCCAATgatgaattttctttttcggaTTCTATGCGGGtatataaaaatcgattatttaaAAG CCTGAGTCGCGCAACCAGCGGATGGAATAAGCCAAGACCATCAAGGCACATGGTGAAAAAGGCTACCAAACAAATGAGGAGGGAACAcaaagctacagtaactcttGCAGTTGTGCTAG CTGTGTTCCTCTTCTGTTGGTTGCCATTTTTCGTGCTTCACCTGAGCAATTCAATTTGTTTGATAATTGATGAAAATAGTGCCTGTGTTGGTTTCCTTCCCTTATATCTTGCGACATGGCTGGGATA tcTCAATTCTTCTCTCAATCCATTGATCTACACAGTTTTTGACCAAAGATTCCGAAATGCCTTCCGGAACATTTTATCATGcgggatattcaaaaaaagatga
- the dop-3 gene encoding Dopamine receptor 3 (Confirmed by transcript evidence), which produces MVVLWRVAAGVFLPLVPTMAVFGNVLVIMSVFRERSLQTVTNMLIVSLAVSDFMVAIGVMSFGVYYEWNDFKWGLGSFFCHVYQALDVACSTASILNLLAISLDRYIAIGHPISYAQYGARGGRAMISITIVWGVSVAVALPLLLGVNPMEENDECELANPYFNMISSIFSFFIPCIAMIILYTIIFRRLRQRERARSLRQAQRSENDKISSALLGGAQIARQMGKHFKNRTDQILLEISFQTSSFPTMSESSEDASTISPMINSFNNFLPKKTPYPSTSIPAIPECGSMPNLTIIERPEAEKEKEISIMDLRDTVEMLDDKYSSAILTSFQTSRSFGEELEEILPFIDGSNSVKHSREQLHTTRSNTSTTRLLDVKPELRSISVPSIQDEKKLSQKSNDLPFSHQNGTHKQKLLPNPGILMKSKSTTLLKTNGYMDTDSLNRNSHKKSLADLLANDEFSFSDSMRVYKNRLFKSLSRATSGWNKPRPSRHMVKKATKQMRREHKATVTLAVVLAVFLFCWLPFFVLHLSNSICLIIDENSACVGFLPLYLATWLGYLNSSLNPLIYTVFDQRFRNAFRNILSCGIFKKR; this is translated from the exons ATGGTTGTGTTATGGCGAGTGGCCGCTGGCGTTTTTCTGCCACTGGTGCCCACCATGgcagtttttggaaatgttctCGTGATAATGTCAGTGTTTCGAGAACGATCTCTACAAACCGTCACAAATATGCTAATTGTGAGCTTAGCAGTTTCTGATTTTATG GTTGCCATAGGAGTGATGTCATTTGGTGTATATTATGAGTGGAACGATTTCAAATGGGGACTGGGTTCATTTTTCTGCCACGTGTATCAAGCACTCGACGTCGCGTGCTCGACAGCTTCTATTCTAAATTTACTCGCAATTTCGTTAGATAg ATATATTGCAATAGGTCATCCAATCTCATATGCTCAGTACGGTGCACGTGGTGGCCGTGCCATGATTTCGATCACGATTGTATGGGGTGTCAGTGTTGCTGTTGCTCTTCCACTTCTTTTGGGAGTGAATCCAATGGAAGAGAACGAT GAATGCGAATTGGCAAACCCATACTTCAACATGATCTCATcaatcttttcattttttattccatGCATTGCCATGATCATTTTATATACAATTATTTTCCGAAGGCTGCGGCAACGAGAGCGAGCAAGAAGCTTACGGCAAGCACAGAGGAGTGAAAACGATAAA atcAGCTCGGCACTTCTTGGTGGTGCCCAGATCGCTAGACAAATGggcaaacatttcaaaaatcgaacgGATCAAATACTGTTAGAAATCAGTTTTCAG ACGTCATCGTTCCCAACCATGTCGGAATCGTCTGAAGATGCATCAACGATCTCACCAATGATCAACTCGTTCAATAACTTTCTGCCAAAGAAAACGCCGTATCCAAGTACATCAATACCGGCGATTCCTGAATGTGGAAGTATGCCTAACTTAACAATTATAGAACGACCAG aagcagaaaaagaaaaagaaatttcaataatggACCTTCGGGATACAGTTGAAATGTTGGACGACAAGTACTCTTCGGCAATTCTCACTAG CTTTCAAACTTCCAGATCCTTCGGTGAGGAGCTTGAAGAGATCCTTCCTTTCATCGATGGGTCTAATAGTGTAAAGCATTCGAGGGAACAGTTGCATACAACTAG atcaaataCAAGCACAACAAGATTGCTAGATGTAAAACCAGAACTGAGAAGCATAAGTGTGCCGAGTATTCAAGACGAGAAGAAACTCAGCCAAAAATCTAACGatcttccattttctcatCAGAATGGAACACATAAACAAAAACTCCTCCCGAATCCGGGAATATTGATGAAAAGCAAATCAACCactttattgaaaacaaatggGTATATGGACACTGATTCTCTTAACAGAAACTCTCACAAAAAAAGCCTTGCTGATCTCTTAGCCAATgatgaattttctttttcggaTTCTATGCGGGtatataaaaatcgattatttaaAAG CCTGAGTCGCGCAACCAGCGGATGGAATAAGCCAAGACCATCAAGGCACATGGTGAAAAAGGCTACCAAACAAATGAGGAGGGAACAcaaagctacagtaactcttGCAGTTGTGCTAG CTGTGTTCCTCTTCTGTTGGTTGCCATTTTTCGTGCTTCACCTGAGCAATTCAATTTGTTTGATAATTGATGAAAATAGTGCCTGTGTTGGTTTCCTTCCCTTATATCTTGCGACATGGCTGGGATA tcTCAATTCTTCTCTCAATCCATTGATCTACACAGTTTTTGACCAAAGATTCCGAAATGCCTTCCGGAACATTTTATCATGcgggatattcaaaaaaagatga
- the dop-3 gene encoding Dopamine receptor 3 (Confirmed by transcript evidence): MVVLWRVAAGVFLPLVPTMAVFGNVLVIMSVFRERSLQTVTNMLIVSLAVSDFMVAIGVMSFGVYYEWNDFKWGLGSFFCHVYQALDVACSTASILNLLAISLDRYIAIGHPISYAQYGARGGRAMISITIVWGVSVAVALPLLLGVNPMEENDLQECELANPYFNMISSIFSFFIPCIAMIILYTIIFRRLRQRERARSLRQAQRSENDKISSALLGGAQIARQMGKHFKNRTDQILLEISFQV, encoded by the exons ATGGTTGTGTTATGGCGAGTGGCCGCTGGCGTTTTTCTGCCACTGGTGCCCACCATGgcagtttttggaaatgttctCGTGATAATGTCAGTGTTTCGAGAACGATCTCTACAAACCGTCACAAATATGCTAATTGTGAGCTTAGCAGTTTCTGATTTTATG GTTGCCATAGGAGTGATGTCATTTGGTGTATATTATGAGTGGAACGATTTCAAATGGGGACTGGGTTCATTTTTCTGCCACGTGTATCAAGCACTCGACGTCGCGTGCTCGACAGCTTCTATTCTAAATTTACTCGCAATTTCGTTAGATAg ATATATTGCAATAGGTCATCCAATCTCATATGCTCAGTACGGTGCACGTGGTGGCCGTGCCATGATTTCGATCACGATTGTATGGGGTGTCAGTGTTGCTGTTGCTCTTCCACTTCTTTTGGGAGTGAATCCAATGGAAGAGAACGAT TTACAGGAATGCGAATTGGCAAACCCATACTTCAACATGATCTCATcaatcttttcattttttattccatGCATTGCCATGATCATTTTATATACAATTATTTTCCGAAGGCTGCGGCAACGAGAGCGAGCAAGAAGCTTACGGCAAGCACAGAGGAGTGAAAACGATAAA atcAGCTCGGCACTTCTTGGTGGTGCCCAGATCGCTAGACAAATGggcaaacatttcaaaaatcgaacgGATCAAATACTGTTAGAAATCAGTTTTCAGGTTTGA